Proteins from one Capricornis sumatraensis isolate serow.1 chromosome 2, serow.2, whole genome shotgun sequence genomic window:
- the LORICRIN gene encoding loricrin isoform X2 — protein MSHQTKQPTPQPPVGCGKTSGGGGGGGGGGGVFHSGGGGGSGSCGGSGGGGGGGGGCSGGSVKYSGGGGSSGCSGGHSGGGGGGGGGGSGGSIKYSGGGGSSGSGGGCYSSGGGGGGSGGGCYSSGGGGGGSGGGCYSSGGGGGGSGSGCYSSGGGGGSSGQQVQCQSYGGVSSGGGSGCGGISSGGGSGCGGISSGGGSGYFSSSQTSQTPCLPQQSHGGGSSGAGCGGGSSGGGGCFSSGGGGSGSGCVGGSSGGGGGCFSSGGGGSGSGCVGGSSGGGGGCFSSGGGGSGSGCGGGSSGGGSGGGKGVPVCHQTQQKQAPTWPGK, from the exons ATGTCTCACCAGACAAAGCAGCCCACCCCTCAGCCCCCAGTGGGCTGTGGGAAAAcctctggcggcggcggcggcggcggcggcggcggcggcgtctTCCAtagcggcggcggcggtggctcTGGTAGCTGCGGCGGCTCCGGcggtggtggcggcggcggcggcggctgctccGGTGGAAGCGTCAAGTATTCTGGAGGCGGCGGCAGCTCCGGCTGCAGCGGCGGCCActctggcggcggcggcgggggcggcggcggcggttcTGGTGGAAGTATCAAGTATTCCGGGGGCGGCGGCAGCTC cggctccgggGGCGGCTGCTActccagcggcggcggcggcggcggctccgggGGCGGCTGCTActccagcggcggcggcggcggcggctccgggGGCGGCTGCTACTCcagcggtggcggcggcggcggctccggAAGCGGCTGCTActccagcggcggcggcggcggctcctccGGCCAGCAGGTCCAGTGCCAGAGCTACGGAGGCGTCTCTAGTGGGGGCGGCTCCGGCTGCGGCGGCATCTCCTCCGGGGGCGGCTCCGGCTGCGGCGGCATCTCCTCCGGGGGCGGCTCCGGATACTTCTCGTCCTCCCAGACCTCCCAAACCCCGTGCTTGCCCCAGCAGAGCCACGGAGGGGGCTCATCCGGCGCCGGCTGCGGCGGGGGTTCCTCCGGGGGCGGCGGCTGCTTTTCCAGCGGTGGGGGCGGCAGTGGATCCGGCTGCGTGGGCGGCTCctccgggggcggcggcggctgctTCTCTAGCGGTGGGGGCGGCAGCGGTTCCGGCTGCGTGGGCGGCTCctccgggggcggcggcggctgctTCTCTAGCGGTGGGGGCGGCAGCGGTTCCGGCTGCGGCGGCGGCTCCTCCGGGGGTGGTTCCGGGGGTGGCAAGGGCGTCCCAGTCTGCCATCAGACCCAGCAGAAGCAGGCGCCTACCTGGCCAGGCAAGTAA
- the LORICRIN gene encoding loricrin isoform X1: MSHQTKQPTPQPPVGCGKTSGGGGGGGGGGGVFHSGGGGGSGSCGGSGGGGGGGGGCSGGSVKYSGGGGSSGCSGGHSGGGGGGGGGGSGGSIKYSGGGGSSGCGGYSSGGGSSGTVCYSSGGGGGSGGGCYSSGGGGGGSGGGCYSSGGGGGGSGGGCYSSGGGGGGSGGGCYSSGGGGGGSGSGCYSSGGGGGSSGQQVQCQSYGGVSSGGGSGCGGISSGGGSGCGGISSGGGSGYFSSSQTSQTPCLPQQSHGGGSSGAGCGGGSSGGGGCFSSGGGGSGSGCVGGSSGGGGGCFSSGGGGSGSGCVGGSSGGGGGCFSSGGGGSGSGCGGGSSGGGSGGGKGVPVCHQTQQKQAPTWPGK, translated from the coding sequence ATGTCTCACCAGACAAAGCAGCCCACCCCTCAGCCCCCAGTGGGCTGTGGGAAAAcctctggcggcggcggcggcggcggcggcggcggcggcgtctTCCAtagcggcggcggcggtggctcTGGTAGCTGCGGCGGCTCCGGcggtggtggcggcggcggcggcggctgctccGGTGGAAGCGTCAAGTATTCTGGAGGCGGCGGCAGCTCCGGCTGCAGCGGCGGCCActctggcggcggcggcgggggcggcggcggcggttcTGGTGGAAGTATCAAGTATTCCGGGGGCGGCGGCAGCTCGGGCTGCGGAGGCTACTCTTCCGGCGGCGGCTCCTCCGGTACCGTCTGCTActccagcggcggcggcggcggctccgggGGCGGCTGCTActccagcggcggcggcggcggcggctccgggGGCGGCTGCTActccagcggcggcggcggcggcggctccgggGGCGGCTGCTActccagcggcggcggcggcggcggctccgggGGCGGCTGCTACTCcagcggtggcggcggcggcggctccggAAGCGGCTGCTActccagcggcggcggcggcggctcctccGGCCAGCAGGTCCAGTGCCAGAGCTACGGAGGCGTCTCTAGTGGGGGCGGCTCCGGCTGCGGCGGCATCTCCTCCGGGGGCGGCTCCGGCTGCGGCGGCATCTCCTCCGGGGGCGGCTCCGGATACTTCTCGTCCTCCCAGACCTCCCAAACCCCGTGCTTGCCCCAGCAGAGCCACGGAGGGGGCTCATCCGGCGCCGGCTGCGGCGGGGGTTCCTCCGGGGGCGGCGGCTGCTTTTCCAGCGGTGGGGGCGGCAGTGGATCCGGCTGCGTGGGCGGCTCctccgggggcggcggcggctgctTCTCTAGCGGTGGGGGCGGCAGCGGTTCCGGCTGCGTGGGCGGCTCctccgggggcggcggcggctgctTCTCTAGCGGTGGGGGCGGCAGCGGTTCCGGCTGCGGCGGCGGCTCCTCCGGGGGTGGTTCCGGGGGTGGCAAGGGCGTCCCAGTCTGCCATCAGACCCAGCAGAAGCAGGCGCCTACCTGGCCAGGCAAGTAA